Proteins co-encoded in one Micropterus dolomieu isolate WLL.071019.BEF.003 ecotype Adirondacks linkage group LG19, ASM2129224v1, whole genome shotgun sequence genomic window:
- the mid1ip1l gene encoding mid1-interacting protein 1-like: MMQISSDSASNKHSLINVMHRFIAAANNMDETIMVPSLLRDVPLEEQAASEVEANNNHEPPCPNKQRDMYEHYLLLKSIKNDMEWGLLKREMSSGASFLEMAVKQEEQQPVTGDLCLEDNSDLEHQFHYHLRGLFGVLSKLTLQADHLTNRYKREIGGGNFMR, translated from the coding sequence ATGATGCAAATCAGCAGCGACTCCGCCAGCAACAAGCACTCCCTCATCAACGTCATGCATCGCTTCATAGCAGCTGCCAACAACATGGACGAGACCATCATGGTGCCGAGCCTGCTGCGAGATGTGCCTCTGGAGGAGCAGGCAGCCAGCGAGGTGGAGGCCAACAACAATCATGAACCGCCGTGTCCCAACAAGCAGAGGGACATGTACGAGCACTACCTGCTCCTCAAGTCTATAAAGAACGACATGGAGTGGGGTCTGCTGAAAAGAGAGATGAGTAGCGGCGCCAGCTTCTTGGAGATGGCGGtgaagcaggaggagcagcagccaGTCACCGGGGACCTGTGCCTGGAGGACAACTCGGACCTGGAGCATCAGTTTCACTATCACCTCAGGGGACTGTTCGGAGTTCTGTCCAAACTTACGCTGCAAGCCGACCACCTCACAAACCGGTATAAGAGAGAAATCGGAGGCGGAAACTTCATGAGATAG
- the tspan7 gene encoding tetraspanin-7, with translation MSPPSRRLQTKPVITCLKTFLISYSLIFWFTGVILLAVGVWGKVSLEAYLSLASDESTNAPYVLIGTGATIVIFGLFGCFATCRGSPWMLKLYAMFLTLVFLAELVAGVSGFIFRHEIKAKLGTAYKNAVKSYNSTDRNSNAVDAIQRTLHCCGVTNYTDWRETAYFKEKGIPASCCKDNTKCSPETLKDLDKAEKEVYTTGCFARVTNTMEANLGIIAGISFGIAFFQLIGIFLSCCLSRYITNNQYEMV, from the exons ATGTCGCCGCCGTCTCGACGGCTTCAGACGAAGCCAGTGATTACCTGCCTGAAGACCTTCCTCATCTCCTACAGCCTCATATTCTGG TTCACAGGCGTGATCCTGCTCGCCGTCGGGGTGTGGGGGAAGGTGAGCCTGGAGGCCTATCTCTCCCTGGCCTCCGACGAGAGCACCAATGCACCATATGTCCTCATCGGGACCGGAGCCACCATCGTTATTTTCGGACTGTTCGGTTGCTTTGCTACGTGCCGTGGCAGCCCATGGATGCTCAAACTG taTGCCATGTTTTTGACCTTGGTGTTCCTGGCTGAGCTTGTGGCTGGTGTCTCGGGCTTTATCTTCAGACATGAG ATCAAGGCCAAGTTAGGCACTGCCTATAAAAACGCTGTGAAGTCCTACAATAGCACAGACCGCAACAGCAATGCAGTTGATGCCATCCAGAGGACT TTGCATTGCTGCGGGGTGACAAATTACACCGACTGGCGTGAAACAGCTTACTTTAAAGAGAAGGGCATCCCTGCCAGCTGCTGTAAAGACAACACCAAATGCTCGCCGGAGACCCTGAAAGACCTTGACAAGGCTGAGAAAGAGGTGTACACAACG GGCTGCTTCGCCCGGGTGACCAATACGATGGAGGCCAACCTGGGAATCATCGCGGGGATCTCTTTTGGGATTGCATTCTTCCAG CTCATCGGGATCTTCCTGTCCTGCTGCTTGTCCAGATACATAACCAACAATCAGTATGAGATGGTCTAA